One window of the Candidatus Goldiibacteriota bacterium HGW-Goldbacteria-1 genome contains the following:
- a CDS encoding desulfoferrodoxin, with protein sequence MAEKMGIYKCMVCGNVVEDIVPGIGELICCGEPMKLMDEKNKDGAGEKHVPVIEASGDGVLVKIGSVPHPMEADHWIQFIEVTATDGFVTRKDLNPGDKPEVFFQIPVAKIAVVREFCNKHGLWAK encoded by the coding sequence ATGGCTGAAAAAATGGGGATTTATAAGTGTATGGTCTGTGGAAATGTTGTAGAGGATATCGTACCGGGAATAGGGGAACTTATCTGCTGCGGAGAACCGATGAAGCTTATGGATGAAAAAAACAAGGACGGCGCCGGCGAAAAACACGTGCCTGTAATAGAAGCGTCAGGCGACGGTGTGCTGGTTAAAATAGGGTCAGTACCGCACCCTATGGAAGCTGACCATTGGATACAGTTTATTGAAGTCACAGCCACTGACGGCTTTGTGACAAGAAAAGATTTAAACCCCGGCGACAAACCCGAAGTATTTTTCCAGATTCCGGTTGCCAAGATAGCAGTTGTAAGGGAATTCTGTAATAAGCACGGCCTTTGGGCGAAGTAA
- a CDS encoding MBL fold hydrolase gives MAVKKIAQGINSVGAVDWDRKLFDELIPLPEGTSYNSYFIEGNEKTALIDTVDPVKTHELFKNLDSLGVKKIDYVIANHAEQDHSGSLPAVLKKFPGAKIVTNEKCKGFLKDFMPELNDGDFMTVADKQEISLGSRTLQFFLTPWVHWPETMITLLKEDKILFTCDYFGSHVAVSDIFDTAHTYTSAKRYYAEIMSPFRNVIKKNMEIVRSINPAMICPSHGVVHTDPSKIMSWYDEWIKDDVKNYALVLYISMHHSMKAAAEHLADSLANKGVRTKLYNLSNADIGEIAMDLVDAATVIVCAPTVLAGVHPVAANVVYLFNALRTKTKFLSLITGWNWMEKAQEALAAMVPNFKGELIAPLKIQGYPKKADFEAIDAMAQAVVEKHKTINLI, from the coding sequence ATGGCTGTAAAAAAGATAGCGCAGGGAATTAATTCGGTAGGGGCTGTTGACTGGGACAGAAAACTTTTTGATGAACTTATTCCTCTTCCGGAAGGCACAAGTTATAATTCATATTTTATTGAAGGTAATGAAAAGACAGCCCTGATTGACACGGTGGACCCGGTTAAGACGCATGAACTTTTTAAAAACCTTGATTCTTTGGGTGTGAAGAAAATAGATTATGTAATTGCCAACCACGCGGAACAGGACCATTCAGGGTCGCTGCCCGCGGTGTTAAAAAAGTTCCCGGGCGCGAAAATAGTGACAAATGAAAAATGCAAAGGGTTTTTAAAAGATTTCATGCCGGAACTTAACGACGGTGATTTTATGACTGTAGCGGATAAACAGGAAATATCCCTTGGCAGCAGGACGCTTCAGTTTTTCCTTACGCCGTGGGTGCACTGGCCGGAAACCATGATTACACTTTTAAAAGAGGATAAAATTCTTTTTACATGCGATTATTTTGGTTCGCACGTGGCTGTTTCCGATATATTTGACACGGCGCATACTTATACTTCCGCCAAAAGGTATTACGCGGAAATTATGTCGCCTTTCAGAAATGTAATTAAAAAGAATATGGAAATTGTACGCTCCATCAATCCGGCTATGATTTGCCCAAGCCACGGCGTGGTGCACACCGACCCATCTAAGATTATGTCATGGTATGACGAATGGATAAAGGACGACGTGAAAAATTACGCGCTTGTGCTTTATATCTCCATGCATCACAGCATGAAAGCCGCGGCAGAACACCTTGCCGATTCCCTTGCAAATAAAGGGGTAAGGACAAAACTGTATAACCTTTCAAATGCCGATATAGGCGAAATTGCAATGGATCTTGTGGACGCGGCAACTGTTATAGTGTGCGCGCCCACCGTGCTTGCGGGCGTTCATCCCGTTGCGGCCAATGTGGTGTACCTGTTTAACGCGTTAAGGACAAAGACAAAATTTTTATCCCTTATAACAGGGTGGAACTGGATGGAAAAAGCGCAGGAAGCGCTTGCGGCAATGGTGCCTAATTTTAAAGGCGAGCTGATAGCGCCGCTTAAAATTCAGGGATACCCCAAAAAAGCGGATTTTGAGGCTATAGACGCCATGGCACAGGCGGTAGTGGAAAAGCACAAAACAATTAATCTTATTTAA
- a CDS encoding thioredoxin-dependent thiol peroxidase, whose protein sequence is MKKAVKKSAGKTALKIGDIAPAFCLKDSSEKKVCLKNFKGKWVVLYFYPKDNTPGCTIEAKDFSKELSEFKELKCEILGISGDSCESHRKFINDHNLKLTLLSDESKEMLNSYGVWQKKNMMGKEYMGVARTTMIIDPKGKIAAVWDKVAVVGHAMDVLMRLREGHIN, encoded by the coding sequence ATAAAGAAAGCTGTAAAAAAAAGTGCCGGTAAGACCGCGTTAAAAATCGGAGATATCGCCCCCGCGTTTTGCCTTAAAGACAGTTCCGAGAAAAAAGTATGCCTTAAAAATTTTAAAGGCAAATGGGTTGTGCTGTATTTTTACCCTAAAGACAATACCCCCGGCTGTACGATAGAGGCAAAGGATTTTTCAAAGGAACTGTCGGAATTTAAAGAACTTAAGTGCGAAATACTTGGCATTTCCGGCGACAGCTGCGAAAGCCACAGAAAATTTATAAATGACCACAACCTTAAACTTACGCTTTTAAGCGATGAATCAAAAGAGATGCTGAATTCTTACGGCGTATGGCAGAAGAAAAATATGATGGGCAAAGAATACATGGGTGTGGCTCGTACAACAATGATAATAGATCCAAAAGGCAAAATTGCGGCCGTGTGGGATAAAGTGGCGGTTGTCGGCCATGCAATGGATGTTTTAATGAGATTAAGGGAAGGGCATATAAATTAA
- a CDS encoding transcriptional repressor: METSEKTEKEVAALLKEKKIRPSVIRVKVLKYLLDNRNHPTADQLFNGLENEISTLSRTSIYNTLKTFLEEGIVSEITIEDGISRYDAFTGKHGHFICEKCGGVSDFNVKCATCAPESLKGYKVTQEHVYLKGLCPKCVKTRGK, translated from the coding sequence ATGGAGACATCTGAAAAAACGGAAAAGGAAGTTGCGGCGCTCTTAAAAGAAAAAAAAATAAGGCCGTCGGTAATAAGGGTGAAGGTTCTTAAATACCTTCTTGATAACAGAAACCACCCTACGGCAGACCAATTGTTTAACGGCCTTGAAAATGAAATATCCACACTGTCAAGGACAAGCATATACAATACGTTAAAGACCTTTTTAGAAGAAGGCATTGTGTCTGAAATTACAATTGAAGACGGCATTTCCAGGTATGATGCTTTTACCGGAAAGCACGGACATTTTATCTGTGAAAAATGCGGCGGCGTAAGTGATTTTAATGTCAAGTGCGCCACCTGCGCGCCGGAAAGTTTAAAGGGTTATAAGGTCACACAGGAACACGTGTACCTTAAAGGTTTGTGTCCGAAGTGCGTAAAAACAAGGGGGAAATAA
- a CDS encoding ferritin, whose amino-acid sequence MKIGTKMEEAINKQVNAEIYSAYLYLSMSAKCTEVNLKGFANWFYVQAQEEMTHAMKFYRFILERSGHAVFPAVEKVRDDWKSPLEMFEAAYAHEQKVTALINNLMDIAITEKDHASASMLKWFIDEQVEEEANSSELADKLKLIGDSKDALFMIDKELSLRVFVDSTQAGA is encoded by the coding sequence ATGAAAATCGGAACAAAGATGGAAGAGGCAATCAACAAACAGGTTAACGCTGAAATTTATTCGGCGTATCTTTACCTTTCAATGTCAGCCAAATGCACTGAAGTAAACCTTAAGGGTTTTGCCAACTGGTTTTACGTTCAGGCGCAGGAAGAAATGACGCACGCGATGAAGTTCTACCGTTTTATTCTTGAAAGAAGCGGACATGCTGTATTTCCGGCAGTTGAAAAAGTGCGCGATGACTGGAAATCGCCCCTGGAAATGTTTGAAGCGGCGTATGCCCACGAACAGAAAGTGACCGCACTGATTAATAACCTTATGGATATAGCAATCACCGAAAAAGACCACGCGTCAGCGTCCATGTTAAAATGGTTTATTGACGAACAGGTGGAAGAAGAGGCAAATTCATCGGAACTGGCAGACAAACTTAAATTAATAGGCGATTCAAAAGACGCGCTGTTCATGATAGATAAAGAATTGTCATTAAGGGTATTTGTAGATTCCACACAGGCAGGCGCGTAA
- a CDS encoding NAD(P)/FAD-dependent oxidoreductase encodes MRVVIIGSGAAGATAAEEIRKADGSCEITVISDESYPYYSRPRVIEFLTGKVPEEKIFIKKSEWFAENKIELLLSTFVEKIDTAAKQVKAGGVMINYDKLIIAAGASSFAPPFPGAKDKGVFTLRTIDDAKSIMQYAQGRKKAVVIGGGLLGIEAANSLKEHGLKVTIVEVFDRLLPRQLDGQTAAILKEKLENMGLNFILNKQTTAIEDKQGKKTVKFADDSFEETDMVLISAGIRSNLKIIEGTNIDKMLGIKIDGFGRTNMDSIYACGDIAEFNGRVYGIWPAAREQAIAAASHITGGNAEYKGTVMSVKLKVAGIELASMGDISGDGTEVEVKKENENFKKIFIRDDKVAGAILIGNTGDYVKIQKMIKEGSNYTDAL; translated from the coding sequence ATGCGCGTTGTAATAATCGGCAGCGGCGCGGCCGGCGCTACAGCGGCTGAAGAAATAAGAAAAGCGGATGGTTCATGCGAAATCACGGTGATATCGGATGAAAGCTACCCTTATTATTCAAGGCCAAGGGTAATTGAATTTTTAACCGGAAAAGTACCGGAAGAAAAAATCTTTATTAAAAAATCCGAATGGTTTGCTGAAAATAAAATAGAACTTCTGCTTTCAACTTTTGTGGAGAAAATTGACACTGCCGCAAAACAGGTTAAAGCGGGCGGGGTTATGATTAATTACGACAAACTAATCATAGCCGCGGGCGCGTCTTCTTTTGCGCCGCCGTTTCCAGGGGCCAAAGACAAAGGCGTGTTTACCCTGCGAACCATTGATGACGCAAAAAGCATCATGCAGTACGCGCAGGGCAGGAAAAAAGCCGTGGTAATAGGCGGCGGGCTTTTAGGGATAGAAGCTGCCAACAGTTTAAAAGAGCACGGGTTAAAAGTTACAATAGTTGAAGTCTTTGACAGGCTGTTACCGCGCCAGCTGGACGGGCAGACTGCTGCCATCTTAAAGGAAAAACTTGAAAATATGGGATTAAATTTTATCCTGAACAAACAGACAACTGCTATTGAAGATAAGCAGGGTAAAAAAACAGTAAAATTCGCGGATGACAGTTTTGAAGAAACCGATATGGTATTGATATCAGCAGGAATAAGAAGCAATTTAAAAATTATCGAAGGCACCAATATTGATAAAATGCTTGGGATAAAAATAGACGGTTTTGGCAGGACAAATATGGATTCAATATACGCCTGCGGCGATATAGCGGAATTCAACGGCAGGGTGTATGGAATATGGCCTGCCGCGCGCGAACAGGCAATAGCGGCGGCTTCGCATATCACGGGCGGGAATGCGGAATATAAAGGGACTGTTATGTCCGTCAAACTTAAAGTTGCGGGAATAGAGCTTGCGTCAATGGGCGACATTTCGGGAGACGGCACGGAAGTTGAAGTGAAAAAAGAAAATGAGAATTTTAAAAAGATATTCATAAGGGATGATAAAGTGGCGGGCGCAATCCTTATAGGTAATACAGGGGATTACGTAAAGATTCAGAAAATGATTAAAGAAGGAAGTAATTATACGGACGCGCTTTAA
- a CDS encoding rubredoxin: MEKWTCVVCGYVYDPAKGDPEHGIAPGTSFEQLPNDWTCPECGAGKSDFEKNA, from the coding sequence ATGGAAAAATGGACATGTGTAGTTTGCGGTTATGTGTACGACCCGGCAAAGGGAGACCCTGAACACGGTATAGCCCCTGGAACGTCTTTTGAGCAGCTTCCAAATGACTGGACCTGCCCGGAATGCGGAGCCGGAAAATCAGATTTTGAAAAGAACGCTTAA
- a CDS encoding ATPase translates to MIKREYWTGLIQKSLKTRPILWLRGVRRSGKTVLCRAVEGAKYFDCEIPEVRKLVSHESFLKDENSGLIVLDEVHKLDNPAQILKIAADHYPKIKIIATGSSSLETIKKFSDTLTGRKNTITLTPATFEDSQNFGVTDIKTRMLLGGLPPFLLQKDKAAGHYAEWVDSYWSRDILELFRLEKRESFIKLVELILNMSGIMFDATKFSDMCEVSRHTVKNYMAILETTGVACVIRPFAGGGKSEIVSMPKVYGFDTGFVTYAKGWDTLRGDDFGLLWEQIVLNELTAVMQERGINYWRDKAGHEVDFVVKRARNCVDAIECKWQYSKLNVTALKIFRKLYPEGVNYVISHDISVPRPAEVSGVKVKFIGINDIRGIFGKA, encoded by the coding sequence ATGATAAAAAGAGAGTACTGGACAGGGCTTATTCAGAAATCATTAAAAACAAGGCCTATATTGTGGTTAAGGGGCGTAAGGCGTTCCGGAAAAACCGTACTTTGCAGGGCTGTTGAAGGGGCTAAGTATTTTGACTGTGAAATACCTGAAGTCAGAAAACTGGTATCCCACGAATCATTTCTAAAGGATGAAAACAGCGGATTAATTGTCCTTGACGAAGTGCATAAACTTGACAATCCCGCGCAGATTCTAAAAATAGCTGCAGACCATTATCCGAAAATTAAGATAATTGCGACAGGTTCATCCTCTCTTGAAACTATAAAAAAATTCAGTGATACGCTTACCGGCAGAAAAAACACAATAACATTGACACCCGCTACGTTTGAAGATTCACAGAATTTTGGAGTAACAGATATTAAAACCAGAATGCTTTTGGGCGGCCTGCCCCCTTTTTTGCTGCAAAAAGATAAGGCTGCCGGACATTACGCGGAGTGGGTGGATTCATACTGGTCAAGGGATATACTTGAATTGTTCAGGCTGGAAAAAAGGGAATCTTTTATTAAACTGGTGGAACTTATACTGAATATGAGCGGCATTATGTTTGATGCCACCAAATTCTCGGATATGTGCGAAGTGTCGCGGCATACAGTGAAAAATTATATGGCTATTCTTGAAACTACAGGTGTTGCCTGTGTTATCAGGCCGTTTGCGGGAGGCGGCAAGAGCGAGATAGTCTCAATGCCCAAAGTATATGGTTTTGATACAGGGTTTGTAACTTACGCCAAGGGATGGGACACTCTGCGCGGAGACGATTTTGGGCTTCTCTGGGAGCAGATTGTACTGAATGAACTTACAGCTGTAATGCAGGAGCGCGGGATAAATTACTGGAGAGATAAGGCGGGGCATGAAGTGGATTTTGTGGTAAAGCGCGCCAGAAATTGTGTGGATGCGATAGAATGCAAGTGGCAGTATTCTAAATTGAATGTTACGGCGCTTAAAATATTCAGAAAATTGTATCCTGAAGGCGTGAATTATGTAATTTCCCATGATATCAGCGTGCCCAGGCCGGCTGAAGTATCAGGTGTTAAAGTGAAGTTTATAGGTATTAATGATATCAGGGGTATTTTTGGGAAAGCGTAA